A genomic window from Acyrthosiphon pisum isolate AL4f unplaced genomic scaffold, pea_aphid_22Mar2018_4r6ur Scaffold_21212;HRSCAF=23324, whole genome shotgun sequence includes:
- the LOC103309130 gene encoding uncharacterized protein LOC103309130 translates to MESIALLSLVLRVLKDIADNECNGFPEVQDGLRYQTYVNDICLGADTEELLSKLQSELKAVLGRSALELKKWSSNSRRVLLDVAAADRVSDVINFDDKEGGTIKVLGLRWEPVKDVFGFDVRPVTKVITKRSVLSTIATIFDPIGFLAPVIFHAKHIMQLIWKAELGWDDPLPDDLIRTWKLLLNDLPVLSKVEIPRFLSTTITSDVQLCGFCDASEHGYAAVAYLRVTSSPGLVTTHLLGSKTKMSPMKTSTIPRLELCAAVLLARWLTRLLTIFGDRLCFNGIFAWSDSQIVMSWLVNPHTCFKVFVSNRVHLVRQLVPSCRWGYVRSSENPADCASRGLLPSDLVKHLLYWSGPAFLKDNVDTWDMSVSAVPIEQLSEAKVTSLSVQIDPEGEWFSRFSSYHNMVRVVAWMRRFVGRARKQKYASEFLNREELDDSLIILVKQSQTCWLSKLHVDLARGRPAQRLLAGLRPFIDTRGVICVGGRLARSDLTSAEKQPILLARDSHLSVLLARHWHLVTCHSGPRVITSLITRQFWIISVRAVIRRVIGQCTICVRTLAQSPHPVIADLPSSRVQMCRPFTRVGIDYAGPLSMRECRLRKARQYKIYVAVFVCMSTKAVHLEVVSELSTNAFLAAFDRFVARRGLPHDIFSDCGTNFVGAAKYLRALVNDPTIRHVLTSHVSCVWHFNPPSAPHFGGLWEAAVRSFKTLLTRLVGIHTLSWEEMTTVLCRIEAVLNSRPLTPMSSSPMDVDYLTPGHFLIGQPLLAVPDAPIPESCTRVVNRWKLLHQCHQSFWRRWSTEYLCSLQVRAKWTADVPNLQCGDMVVIKDSSPPMSWRLGRIIDVTPGNDGVVRVVKVNTATGELTRPVVKLVKLPMDQ, encoded by the coding sequence ATGGAGTCAATTGCGCTCCTTTCTTTGGTATTACGTGTACTGAAGGACATTGCTGATAACGAGTGCAATGGGTTTCCAGAAGTCCAGGACGGACTAAGGTATCAGACCTACGTCAACGACATTTGTCTCGGAGCCGACACCGAGGAACTATTATCAAAGCTGCAGTCGGAGTTAAAAGCTGTTTTGGGACGGTCTGCACTTGAGCTGAAAAAGTGGTCGAGCAATTCGCGCCGCGTACTCTTGGACGTTGCGGCAGCTGACCGCGTTTCAGACGTGATCAACTTCGACGATAAAGAAGGAGGTACGATCAAGGTGTTAGGTCTCCGCTGGGAGCCAGTCAAGGACGTTTTTGGTTTTGATGTACGTCCGGTCACCAAGGTAATCACTAAACGATCGGTGTTGTCCACTATTGCCACAATCTTTGACCCGATCGGATTCCTGGCTCCGGTGATCTTTCATGCAAAACACATTATGCAGCTGATCTGGAAGGCTGAACTGGGATGGGATGATCCGTTACCAGACGACCTAATCAGGACCTGGAAACTGTTACTCAATGACCTCCCAGTATTATCAAAAGTCGAGATTCCTCGCTTTCTGTCGACAACCATTACTTCCGACGTGCAGTTATGCGGATTCTGCGATGCCTCGGAGCACGGGTATGCTGCGGTAGCATATTTGCGAGTAACGTCGTCTCCAGGACTGGTCACCACACATCTCCTCGGTTCTAAAACCAAAATGTCCCCCATGAAGACCAGCACTATCCCAAGATTGGAGTTATGTGCGGCCGTCCTCCTGGCCCGTTGGTTGACTCGCCTCCTAACAATCTTTGGTGATCGACTCTGCTTCAACGGGATCTTTGCATGGTCGGATTCCCAGATAGTGATGTCATGGTTGGTTAACCCTCACACGTGCTTCAAGGTGTTTGTCTCGAACCGGGTGCACTTGGTCCGTCAACTGGTGCCGTCCTGCCGATGGGGTTACGTCCGGTCATCCGAGAACCCGGCGGATTGCGCCTCCAGAGGGTTATTGCCGTCAGACTTGGTtaagcatttattatattggtcGGGTCCTGCTTTCCTCAAGGACAATGTTGACACTTGGGACATGTCGGTCTCGGCAGTGCCGATTGAACAGCTCTCGGAAGCGAAGGTCACTTCGCTATCGGTCCAAATCGACCCTGAGGGGGAGTGGTTTAGTCGATTCTCCTCATATCATAACATGGTCAGAGTGGTTGCCTGGATGCGTCGCTTTGTAGGCAGAGCCCGAAAACAGAAATACGCATCAGAGTTTTTAAATCGCGAGGAACTTGATGACTCGCTCATCATCTTAGTTAAACAATCTCAAACTTGCTGGTTGTCCAAGCTCCACGTGGACTTAGCGCGCGGCCGTCCTGCCCAACGGTTATTAGCCGGTTTGCGGCCCTTCATCGATACACGAGGCGTCATCTGTGTCGGAGGTCGCTTGGCGCGTTCTGATTTGACCAGTGCTGAAAAACAACCGATTTTGTTGGCCAGGGATTCCCACTTGTCCGTACTACTTGCGCGACACTGGCACTTGGTAACATGTCACTCAGGACCTCGAGTAATTACGTCATTGATCACACGACAATTTTGGATAATATCGGTGAGGGCTGTGATTCGCCGCGTCATCGGTCAATGTACGATCTGCGTGAGAACTCTCGCCCAAAGTCCTCACCCGGTGATTGCAGACTTACCAAGCTCTCGCGTCCAGATGTGTCGTCCGTTCACCCGGGTTGGCATTGACTACGCCGGGCCACTGTCCATGCGTGAGTGTCGTTTGCGTAAGGCCCGACAGTATAAAATTTACGTGGCGGTGTTTGTGTGTATGTCGACTAAGGCCGTACATTTAGAAGTCGTGTCCGAGTTGTCCACTAATGCGTTCCTGGCAGCCTTCGACAGATTTGTCGCACGTCGGGGCTTACCTCATGATATATTTTCCGACTGTGGCACCAATTTCGTGGGAGCGGCAAAGTATCTCCGCGCCTTGGTTAACGACCCGACTATCCGCCACGTGCTAACTTCTCATGTATCGTGTGTTTGGCACTTCAATCCACCCAGTGCACCGCACTTTGGTGGCCTTTGGGAGGCTGCGGTACGATCATTCAAAACCCTGTTGACACGACTCGTCGGTATCCATACCCTCAGTTGGGAAGAAATGACCACCGTGTTGTGCCGCATCGAGGCAGTGCTGAACTCTCGGCCGTTAACTCCAATGTCGTCATCCCCAATGGATGTGGACTATCTAACACCGGGACACTTCTTAATTGGCCAACCGTTGTTGGCAGTTCCAGACGCGCCAATACCTGAAAGTTGCACTAGGGTAGTAAACAGGTGGAAGTTATTGCACCAGTGTCATCAGTCCTTTTGGCGCCGGTGGTCTACCGAGTATCTGTGTTCCCTTCAAGTCCGTGCCAAGTGGACAGCTGATGTGCCTAACTTGCAATGTGGTGACATGGTAGTAATCAAAGATTCAAGTCCCCCCATGTCTTGGCGATTAGGCCGCATTATAGACGTGACGCCTGGTAATGACGGTGTAGTCCGGGTAGTAAAAGTGAACACGGCTACGGGGGAGCTCACCAGACCAGtagttaaattagtaaaattaccTATGGACCAGTAG